In Gemmatimonadota bacterium, the following are encoded in one genomic region:
- a CDS encoding radical SAM protein, protein MSEQVQISPAAEPIAPSPAPPGPPVLQPDAGYLGYDRTLLRPMSLATKLRALLKYLWVRLKGGPMAVNMEVTYLCNATCDFCDYWKTKRSGKLGDYDYVAALRKLNPLSVTLTGGEPTINKQLPEAVRRIKESQGFVYIGMVTHGSLLTVEKAMALWDAGLDHISISLNYIGREHDEERGIEGLYEHITTLVPQLTARGVNVIFNTVIMRDNLDHVVPIAHLARTMGAKVSYSCYSDFKNENETHLVDPAHTERLESVIEELIYQKSRLGNIVSSAWYLRRIPDYFRNALPGSCTAAGKWLVQLTPDGDIKPCAELPVQSGYADFKKVSKKIDCNRCWYSCRGETESSLKIGRLWEGLERVWKAGV, encoded by the coding sequence ATGTCCGAACAGGTTCAGATCTCACCGGCGGCGGAACCCATCGCGCCGTCTCCTGCGCCTCCCGGACCGCCCGTCCTGCAGCCGGACGCGGGCTATCTCGGGTACGACCGGACGTTGTTGCGGCCCATGTCCCTCGCCACCAAGCTTCGCGCCCTGCTCAAATACCTTTGGGTGCGACTGAAGGGCGGACCGATGGCGGTGAACATGGAGGTGACCTACCTGTGCAACGCCACCTGTGATTTCTGTGATTACTGGAAAACGAAACGTTCGGGCAAGCTGGGCGACTACGATTACGTGGCGGCGCTGCGGAAGCTGAACCCCCTGTCGGTCACCCTGACCGGCGGGGAACCCACGATCAACAAGCAACTGCCCGAGGCGGTCAGGCGCATCAAGGAGTCCCAGGGATTCGTCTACATCGGCATGGTCACCCACGGTTCTCTGCTGACCGTGGAAAAGGCCATGGCCCTTTGGGACGCCGGCCTGGACCACATCTCGATTTCGTTGAATTACATCGGACGGGAACACGACGAGGAACGGGGCATCGAGGGGCTGTACGAACATATTACCACGCTCGTGCCCCAGTTAACGGCCCGGGGGGTCAACGTGATCTTCAACACGGTGATCATGCGGGACAACCTGGACCACGTCGTGCCCATAGCGCACCTGGCGCGCACCATGGGCGCGAAGGTTTCCTACAGCTGCTACAGCGATTTCAAGAACGAAAACGAAACCCACCTGGTGGATCCCGCCCACACTGAGCGTCTGGAATCCGTGATCGAGGAACTGATCTACCAGAAGTCCCGCCTGGGAAACATCGTCAGTTCCGCCTGGTACCTGCGCCGCATCCCCGATTACTTCCGGAACGCCCTGCCGGGTTCCTGCACGGCGGCCGGCAAGTGGCTGGTCCAACTGACCCCCGACGGCGACATAAAGCCCTGCGCAGAACTGCCCGTACAGTCCGGATACGCCGACTTCAAAAAGGTCTCGAAGAAGATCGACTGCAACCGGTGCTGGTACAGCTGCCGGGGCGAAACGGAATCTTCGTTGAAGATCGGCAGATTGTGGGAAGGCCTGGAGAGGGTCTGGAAAGCCGGAGTCTAG